One part of the Glycine max cultivar Williams 82 chromosome 14, Glycine_max_v4.0, whole genome shotgun sequence genome encodes these proteins:
- the LOC100803692 gene encoding protein ANTI-SILENCING 1 — protein sequence MAEPMAVDSNPESGLDFESPFAWGKKRGMGGKKKDVQFYESFSFDGAEYAINDTVCLQSGIGGGEPHIGRLIKIWETRDKSRKVKVQWFFRPAEICKYLVGIEVKPNELFLACGGDGAKGFANVNPLEAIVGKCNVVCISKDVGNPQPSGEAKADYVYYRFFDVVQLKVVDQIDVKVAAGIEVKNVSNK from the exons ATGGCGGAACCAATGGCTGTCGACTCCAATCCCGAATCCGGTCTCGACTTCGAGTCCCCTTTCGCCTGGGGGAAGAAGCGAGGCATGGGAGGCAAAAAGAAGGACGTGCAGTTCTACGAGTCATTCTCCTTCGACGGTGCCGAGTACGCCATAAACGACACCGTATGCCTCCAGAGCGGGATCGGCGGTGGCGAGCCCCACATCGGGAGGCTGATCAAGATCTGGGAGACCCGCGACAAGTCCAGGAAGGTGAAGGTGCAGTGGTTCTTCCGCCCCGCCGAGATCTGCAAGTACTTGGTTGGGATCGAAGTGAAGCCGAACGAGTTGTTCCTCGCGTGCGGCGGCGACGGCGCCAAGGGCTTTGCCAATGTCAATCCTTTG GAAGCTATTGTAGGGAAATGCAATGTTGTTTGCATTTCTAAGGACGTTGGGAATCCGCAACCGTCAGGTGAAGCAAAGGCTGATTATGTGTACTATCGTTTCTTTGATGTTGTGCAATTGAAAGTAGTGGATCAGATAGATGTCAAGGTTGCTGCGGGAATTGAAG TTAAAAATGTTTCCAACAAATGA